GTCTCGACCGCGCGCAACACCTCGTCGACCTCGTCGGAGTAGGTGTCACAGAGGGCGATCCGGGGGACCGATTCGTCGGCGGCCGCGTCGAAGGCGCGCCACGCCGCCTCCTGTTCGCCCCGACCGAAGCAGATGGCGAGGGCGTGCGGCATCGTCCCCGACGCCTCCCGGCCGAGCGTCTCGCCGGCGGCGACGTGCGAGAACCCGTCGAAGCCGGCGACGAGCGCCGAGCGCTCGACCATCGCGGTCATCGACGGGTGGACGTGACGCGCCCCGAACGAGAGCAGTTGGGTGTCCGGCGCGGTGACGCGGCAGTCCAGCCCGGCGGTCGCGACGCCGGACGCGTGCGAGAGGAATCCGAGCAGCGAGGTCTCCAGTCGCGCGAACGCGAGGTACGGCCCCTCGATCCGCATCACCGGGCCGCCGTCGAACAGGCGGCCCTCCGGGATCGCGTCGACGTCGACGTCGCGGCCCTCCAAGAGCGCGACCGCGTCTTTCAGCCCGGCGAACAGTTCGAAGTCGCCGTCGGGGAACTGATCTGCGGTCACCTCGGCGACGACGCGGGGGTTCCGCCCCGCGTGTTCGAGGGCGGCCGCGGTCCGCTCGAAGTACGCGTCGGTCGCCCGACCCTCCCGGATCGCGGCCGCGTCGACGATGTCGAACTCCGTCATACCCGACAGTTCGACCGCGTGGGGAGAAAAGCCATCCGAGTCTTCCGAGTGGAACAGGAGAGAGCAGAGGGCGGTCAAAGAGCGGGCGACGACGCCGATCGGTCAGGGCCGGACGCGACGCGCGCCCAACGCCACCACCGCGAGGAGGGCGACGAGCGCGGCCGTGACGCCGAACCCGGGCGTGCCGTCGCCGGTGCCGGCGTCGGGGCCGGCGTCGTCGCCGCCGTCGTCGCCGGACCCGATGTCGGGGTCGTCGGTGTCTGCCCCGTCCGCGTCGTCGCCGTCGGTGTCGCCCGCCTCGTCGCCGTCGGAGGTCGTGGGGACGGCGAGGTCGGCGTTCGGCCGGAGGTCGCGGACGCCGTCGGGGGCGGGGGCGTGCGTGATCGTCACGCGAGTCCCGGTGCGCTCGACGGCGTAGGCCCCGCGGAAGTCGCCGTCGGGGATCTCGTACACCTCGCCGGCGGTGAACTCGTCGCCGCCGTGGGCGGTGAGCATCCGCAGGTACGCCTCGCGGAACTCGGTCGCGTCCGCGGTCGTCTGCCACTCCGTCGCCCAGACGTAGCCGTCGCGATCCCCGTTTCGGTAGGGGTACAGCTCGTCGTCGGCCCAGCCGGCGGTCGCGGGGTGTTCGTAGTTGTAGGTGAACCGCGTCTCGAGGCGCTCGTCGGTCTGGGTGTGGACCTGCACGTTTTCTCGGACGCTCGCGGACGGGTCGAAGATCGAGTAGCCGTACTCGTAGCTCTGGTACCAGAACATCACGAACATCGACGCCTCGCCGGCGGTGTCGGCGCCCTCGACACCCTGGTCGGGGTAGGTCTCCCAGCCGCCGGTGGCGGTGTCCTCGAACTCGATATCGCGGGTCTCGTAGTCCGGGTCGCGATGGATCACCTCGGCGGTCGACCCCGGCGGGTCGTTCATCGTCTCGTTGACCGCGCGCCACCCGTCGGCCGCGACGAGTTCGCGGACGTAGAGCGCGCCGTCGCCGTACGGCTGGAGGATCGTCTGGAGGATGCCGAAGTTGTAGTCGGCCCCCGAACCGCCCCCGCCGCCGGACTCGGGCGGGTCGGGACAGGTCCAGTTGTCCGCACAGCGGGCGGCGTAGCGCTCCTCGACGTGTACCGCCTCGCCCTCGACGATCCCGTTTATCGCGAGGTCGCCGTCCTGCGTCTCGCCGGCGTAGCGGGGCCGCGAGAGGTCGTGGTACTGGTCTTGCATCGCGTGGATCAGTTCGTGTGCCAGCGTGGAGGGGGCGATCTGGGGGTCCTCGTCCGCCGGGATGACGAGCACGATCCGGTCTTGGGCCGGCGAGTAGAACCCGGAGACCGCGCTACCGTAGACACCGCCGATGGCGTCGGAGGTGTTCTCCGCCTCGCCGACGACGAACAGCGCCTTCCACACCTGGTCGTTCCAGCGCTGGAACTCGGGGTCCGAGCCGCCGAACCCGCCGGCGG
This genomic window from Halorubrum sp. PV6 contains:
- a CDS encoding nicotinate phosphoribosyltransferase; the protein is MTEFDIVDAAAIREGRATDAYFERTAAALEHAGRNPRVVAEVTADQFPDGDFELFAGLKDAVALLEGRDVDVDAIPEGRLFDGGPVMRIEGPYLAFARLETSLLGFLSHASGVATAGLDCRVTAPDTQLLSFGARHVHPSMTAMVERSALVAGFDGFSHVAAGETLGREASGTMPHALAICFGRGEQEAAWRAFDAAADESVPRIALCDTYSDEVDEVLRAVETLGDRLDGVRLDTTGSRRGDFRHIIREVRWELDVRGHEDVDVYVSGGLGPADLRELRDVVDGFGVGGYVSNAEPVDFALDVVEVDGEPAAKRGKLSGTKAVYRTADGAHAVGLAGRAGPDGAESLMEPVIRDGEVVADEPFDIDAAAERALADAAAVGYDSEPTA
- a CDS encoding Hvo_1808 family surface protein, yielding MRRVLALSVVAAVLLLAVGAGAGAGAAVETAPASPTGSAAIHAGAPTSATPAECDAGDGPELVGCWNGTHYEDAVAFDQADGLTQAELAALTDLTMAQVEHIRERPFRRDVPVETVARSDFMNDSAAGGFGGSDPEFQRWNDQVWKALFVVGEAENTSDAIGGVYGSAVSGFYSPAQDRIVLVIPADEDPQIAPSTLAHELIHAMQDQYHDLSRPRYAGETQDGDLAINGIVEGEAVHVEERYAARCADNWTCPDPPESGGGGGSGADYNFGILQTILQPYGDGALYVRELVAADGWRAVNETMNDPPGSTAEVIHRDPDYETRDIEFEDTATGGWETYPDQGVEGADTAGEASMFVMFWYQSYEYGYSIFDPSASVRENVQVHTQTDERLETRFTYNYEHPATAGWADDELYPYRNGDRDGYVWATEWQTTADATEFREAYLRMLTAHGGDEFTAGEVYEIPDGDFRGAYAVERTGTRVTITHAPAPDGVRDLRPNADLAVPTTSDGDEAGDTDGDDADGADTDDPDIGSGDDGGDDAGPDAGTGDGTPGFGVTAALVALLAVVALGARRVRP